A genomic stretch from Shewanella sediminis HAW-EB3 includes:
- a CDS encoding thymidylate synthase, translated as MKQYLELCNRIIDEGTWIENERTGKRCLTVINADLTYNVGNNEFPLITTRKSFWKSAIAEMLGYIRGYDNAADFRALGAKTWDANANENQVWLNNPHRKGVDDMGRVYGVQGRAWSKPDGGTVDQLKKIVDNLKAGVDDRGEILSFYNPGEFHMGCLRPCMHTHNFSLLGDTLYLNSFQRSCDVPLGLNFNQVQVYTLLALIAQITGKKPGMAYHKIVNAHIYEDQLALMRDVQLKREPFEPASLSINPDIKSLEDLETWVTMDDFEVSGYQHHEAIKYPFSV; from the coding sequence ATGAAACAGTATTTAGAACTATGTAACAGAATTATTGATGAAGGCACTTGGATTGAAAATGAGCGAACGGGTAAACGATGCCTGACAGTCATCAATGCTGACCTAACCTATAACGTCGGTAATAATGAATTTCCTCTGATCACAACCCGAAAAAGTTTTTGGAAGAGTGCGATCGCTGAGATGCTCGGCTATATTCGCGGTTATGATAATGCGGCCGATTTCCGTGCTCTGGGCGCTAAGACCTGGGATGCCAACGCTAATGAAAACCAGGTGTGGTTAAATAACCCACATCGTAAAGGCGTCGATGATATGGGGCGGGTTTATGGCGTGCAGGGTAGGGCGTGGAGTAAACCTGATGGCGGCACCGTCGATCAACTGAAGAAGATTGTCGATAATCTCAAAGCCGGTGTCGACGATCGCGGGGAGATCCTCAGCTTCTATAATCCGGGCGAGTTCCATATGGGATGCCTGCGTCCCTGTATGCATACCCATAACTTTTCGCTGCTTGGAGATACACTCTATCTCAATAGTTTTCAGCGCTCTTGTGATGTTCCGCTCGGATTGAATTTCAATCAGGTTCAGGTATACACCTTGCTTGCTCTGATTGCTCAAATTACCGGAAAGAAGCCCGGGATGGCATATCATAAAATCGTTAATGCTCATATTTATGAAGATCAATTAGCACTGATGCGCGATGTTCAGCTCAAGAGAGAGCCTTTCGAGCCCGCTTCCTTGTCGATCAACCCCGATATCAAATCGCTGGAAGATCTGGAGACCTGGGTAACGATGGACGACTTTGAAGTGTCGGGTTATCAGCATCATGAAGCGATAAAATATCCGTTTTCTGTTTAA
- the ptsP gene encoding phosphoenolpyruvate--protein phosphotransferase — protein MLKTLRDITQAVAAAQDLHSSLELLVSQTKSAMATQCCSIYLLEGQELILSATDGLDTDAVGQVRMPLSEGLVGLVAEREEPINLADANQHPRFKKFVEAEEESFRAFLAVPIIYQKNVLGVLVVQQADTRQFDEGEEAFLMTLAAQLAMAIRHLKIKAEVKCSPDLLHFTGTSAANGVAIAHALVLGGQIALEQPQNRTSDVGHEESRLNSAIEACKDTLTSLSQRFDQEQDNEVVSIFSALQQLLDNASLGGEYIKEVREGWCAVSAVSRVSLRYIEQFTQMQDLYLKERAGDIRDLGLRVLRLLIEPQRMELEPDVPVILVTKEADATMLAEFPRHKLVGIVTELGGVNSHAAILARALGVPAIIGVEGVLSAGIDKKLLIINANRGQLLVSPTPPLIAEYRNLISAEKALQNKYAQELDLPAETLDGKRIHLYLNAGLLSSLASEIANGADGVGLYRTEIPFMLHQRFPSESEQVKVYQQVLEAANDRPVVMRTLDVGGDKPLSYFPINEENPFLGWRGIRLSLDHPELFLVQLRAMIQAGDEKEQLHILLPMVSNLEEIDQAIAYLEQAYNELKSDVNKNIVRPKLGIMLEVPALLYQLAEVARRVDFVSVGSNDLTQYLLAVDRNNPRVSTLYDCYHPGILRALKRARFDCWQYNLPVSVCGELAGEPIGVILLVAMGYDQLSMNQGSLARINYLLRRVSHSDLSELLQMALTLTSGQEVRELVREYFESRELGAILN, from the coding sequence GTGCTTAAAACACTAAGAGATATTACTCAGGCCGTTGCGGCGGCTCAAGATCTCCATTCTTCGCTCGAGTTACTCGTTTCTCAAACTAAATCAGCGATGGCGACTCAATGCTGCTCTATCTACCTATTAGAGGGGCAGGAACTCATATTATCAGCAACTGATGGTTTAGATACTGATGCCGTTGGCCAGGTAAGAATGCCCCTTTCTGAAGGTTTGGTTGGTTTGGTGGCCGAACGCGAAGAACCTATCAATCTGGCGGACGCTAACCAACACCCTAGATTTAAAAAATTTGTTGAAGCCGAAGAGGAGAGCTTTAGAGCTTTTCTGGCTGTACCGATAATATATCAAAAAAATGTTCTGGGGGTTTTAGTCGTTCAGCAAGCCGATACTCGTCAATTTGATGAAGGTGAAGAGGCTTTTCTGATGACTTTAGCGGCGCAGCTCGCTATGGCGATAAGGCACCTGAAGATTAAAGCCGAAGTGAAGTGTTCTCCCGACCTTCTTCACTTTACCGGTACATCGGCTGCTAATGGTGTTGCCATCGCGCACGCATTGGTACTCGGTGGTCAGATTGCACTGGAGCAACCTCAAAATCGAACTTCTGATGTTGGCCATGAAGAGTCGAGGTTGAATTCGGCGATTGAAGCTTGTAAAGATACTCTGACTTCATTGTCACAACGTTTCGATCAGGAGCAAGATAACGAAGTCGTTTCCATATTTTCTGCACTGCAACAGCTACTCGATAATGCCAGTCTTGGTGGCGAATACATTAAAGAGGTTCGTGAAGGCTGGTGTGCCGTATCGGCGGTGAGTCGAGTCTCACTAAGATACATTGAACAGTTTACCCAGATGCAGGATCTTTATCTAAAGGAGCGTGCGGGCGATATTCGCGATCTGGGATTGCGGGTGCTGAGGCTGCTGATTGAGCCTCAGAGGATGGAGCTAGAGCCCGATGTGCCAGTTATTCTTGTTACCAAAGAAGCCGACGCTACGATGCTTGCCGAGTTTCCGAGGCACAAGTTAGTCGGTATTGTCACCGAGCTCGGTGGCGTCAACTCTCATGCCGCAATTCTGGCCAGGGCACTGGGTGTGCCGGCGATTATCGGCGTCGAAGGGGTGCTTTCTGCCGGTATAGATAAGAAGTTACTCATCATTAATGCCAATCGTGGACAACTGCTGGTTTCACCAACACCGCCACTGATTGCCGAATACCGAAACCTGATCTCGGCCGAAAAAGCCCTGCAGAACAAATATGCTCAAGAGTTAGATCTTCCGGCAGAAACTCTGGACGGTAAAAGAATTCACCTGTATCTCAATGCCGGTTTATTAAGTAGTTTGGCATCGGAAATCGCCAATGGCGCAGATGGCGTCGGTCTATATCGCACCGAAATTCCTTTCATGTTACATCAAAGGTTTCCCAGCGAGTCTGAGCAGGTAAAAGTTTATCAACAGGTGCTGGAAGCTGCGAATGACAGACCCGTTGTCATGCGCACCTTAGACGTTGGCGGTGACAAGCCCTTGTCATATTTTCCTATTAACGAGGAAAACCCTTTTCTGGGCTGGCGCGGCATAAGACTCTCCCTAGATCATCCGGAGCTGTTTCTTGTACAGCTCAGGGCGATGATACAGGCTGGAGATGAAAAAGAGCAGCTGCATATCTTGCTTCCTATGGTCAGCAACCTAGAGGAGATCGATCAGGCTATAGCCTATCTTGAGCAAGCTTATAATGAACTTAAAAGTGATGTTAATAAGAATATCGTAAGACCCAAACTTGGGATTATGCTGGAAGTACCCGCCCTCCTGTATCAACTTGCCGAGGTGGCAAGACGGGTTGATTTTGTTTCTGTAGGCTCTAATGACCTGACTCAATACCTGCTGGCGGTGGATAGAAATAACCCTCGAGTGAGCACCCTGTATGATTGCTACCATCCAGGAATATTAAGGGCGCTGAAACGCGCACGGTTTGATTGTTGGCAATATAATCTTCCCGTTAGTGTGTGTGGTGAGTTGGCTGGTGAGCCTATCGGTGTGATCTTACTCGTTGCTATGGGATACGATCAGCTGAGTATGAATCAGGGGAGTTTAGCCAGGATCAATTATTTGCTTAGAAGGGTGTCTCATTCCGATCTCAGTGAATTGCTTCAGATGGCCCTGACGCTAACTTCGGGGCAAGAGGTTAGGGAGTTGGTCAGGGAATATTTCGAATCTCGAGAGTTAGGAGCAATTCTTAACTAG
- a CDS encoding sulfite exporter TauE/SafE family protein encodes MAGLLGIGGGIIAVPVLLYLLPSAGFELGVLPHVAIATSLSAIILTSCSSAFAHHRRGNIPWPLFKPMLPGLIIGASCSGFISHAISADTLQQTFAIFVILMAVQMVFPLRVAGEEKPMPAASTLFIASAAIASFAALMGIGGGILLVPFLSWCGLQMRNAIGFSAASGVFIALFGSVGYVLAGWNVTDLPPGTLGYVYLPALLGIIITSVTMAPVGVRAATHWPTPILKKIFAVLLIFTGIKLALA; translated from the coding sequence ATGGCAGGTCTGTTAGGCATAGGTGGGGGGATTATCGCCGTGCCTGTACTTCTTTACCTGTTGCCGTCGGCTGGATTTGAACTGGGAGTTTTACCCCATGTGGCCATTGCTACATCTCTTTCCGCGATTATTTTAACCTCTTGTTCTTCGGCTTTTGCGCACCATCGACGTGGCAATATTCCATGGCCCCTGTTTAAACCTATGTTGCCCGGGTTGATTATAGGCGCTTCTTGCTCCGGGTTTATCTCACACGCGATTAGCGCCGATACCTTGCAACAGACTTTTGCCATATTCGTGATTTTAATGGCGGTTCAGATGGTGTTTCCGCTACGGGTCGCTGGCGAAGAAAAGCCGATGCCCGCCGCTTCAACACTGTTTATCGCCTCTGCTGCCATTGCTTCATTTGCCGCCTTGATGGGGATCGGTGGCGGTATACTCTTGGTTCCATTTTTAAGCTGGTGTGGCCTTCAGATGCGTAATGCTATCGGTTTTTCGGCCGCATCGGGTGTGTTTATCGCTCTGTTTGGTAGTGTTGGGTATGTGTTGGCTGGATGGAATGTGACAGATCTACCACCTGGGACATTAGGCTACGTCTATCTGCCGGCGCTTTTGGGGATCATCATCACCTCTGTCACTATGGCGCCAGTTGGTGTCAGAGCTGCGACTCATTGGCCTACGCCTATCTTGAAAAAGATATTTGCCGTACTGCTTATTTTCACGGGGATCAAGTTAGCCTTAGCTTGA
- a CDS encoding protein YgfX, with protein MAERLHSFSLKASFDQRLSLVVFCSVCLSSFLAWPDIDNFYYSFAKYLLFTLILLFFSYQFWSLNHWRCRFSLNVKGEGSLDEMIRGERKTFELSGRRIVTPFVSLFYIRTVSEKRLIIVWSDMLDDTSYRHLCRLLLTKKHG; from the coding sequence GTGGCAGAGCGGCTCCATAGTTTCAGCTTAAAGGCTTCATTCGATCAGCGATTATCGCTGGTCGTCTTCTGCAGCGTGTGTCTGAGCTCTTTTCTTGCCTGGCCCGATATCGATAATTTTTATTACTCTTTCGCTAAATACCTTCTCTTTACGTTAATACTTCTGTTCTTTTCTTATCAGTTTTGGTCGCTAAACCATTGGCGTTGCCGGTTTTCACTCAATGTAAAAGGTGAGGGGAGCTTGGATGAGATGATTAGGGGTGAAAGAAAAACCTTCGAGCTTTCAGGTAGGAGGATTGTTACCCCATTTGTCTCTCTGTTTTATATCCGGACCGTTAGTGAGAAGCGGTTAATCATTGTCTGGTCAGATATGCTCGACGACACAAGTTACCGACACCTGTGTCGCCTGCTTCTGACTAAAAAGCACGGATAA
- a CDS encoding sigma-E factor negative regulatory protein → MDKLGQEWVSAAVDGEIDEQMLAELAADKDSHEQWRDYHMIGDAMRGELPKTIHLDLSANIAAAIENEPTIIAPVKRETPNEVKVKTTGLSNVIPMFKQFGQYAIAASVALVAVVGVQNYSQQENAIDASPLPVLNTRPLVGSVTPVSLQTGPVQQNQSFTNDQVMEQRQRINAYIQDHMLQQRLNNGVQIDDNSHSELDSIPVNH, encoded by the coding sequence ATGGATAAATTAGGTCAGGAATGGGTATCCGCTGCCGTCGATGGTGAAATCGATGAGCAGATGTTAGCTGAACTTGCAGCTGATAAGGATTCACATGAGCAGTGGCGTGATTATCATATGATAGGCGACGCGATGCGTGGAGAGTTACCTAAGACTATACACTTAGACCTTTCTGCTAACATTGCTGCGGCAATCGAAAATGAACCCACAATCATTGCACCCGTTAAGCGTGAAACGCCTAATGAGGTAAAAGTTAAAACGACGGGACTGAGTAATGTCATCCCTATGTTTAAACAATTTGGTCAGTATGCTATCGCTGCAAGCGTGGCTTTAGTGGCGGTTGTCGGTGTTCAAAATTACAGCCAACAAGAGAATGCAATCGATGCATCCCCTCTACCAGTGCTTAACACTCGTCCACTCGTTGGCAGTGTTACACCAGTGAGCCTGCAAACTGGCCCGGTTCAGCAGAATCAAAGTTTCACCAACGATCAGGTTATGGAGCAGCGTCAGCGCATTAATGCTTATATTCAGGATCACATGCTGCAACAAAGATTGAATAATGGGGTGCAAATAGACGACAATAGCCATAGTGAATTAGATTCAATACCTGTGAATCATTAA
- the nhaR gene encoding transcriptional activator NhaR, producing the protein MSHLNYNHLYYFWMVHKKGSVAKAAEALCLAPQTVTGQIRVLETRLKGSLFKRVGRTLEPTELGELVFRYTDKMFSLSYEMLDILNYQKDENILFEVGIADALSKALASRVLLSVVPSDGSMHLACFEATHESLMERLRAHKLDMILSDCAGESLKYPEILSKKLGECGIAFFSAEQYSKPFPECLEEGKLLIPGKRTSLGQQLHHWFDENGLNVNILGEFDDAAMMKAFGYFKQGIFVAPSIYKQDILSHDMHLLGETSDIKEVYHVMFAERMIQHPAVKRLLETDFTDLFEGRDPKVKLL; encoded by the coding sequence ATGTCTCATCTTAACTATAACCATCTATATTACTTTTGGATGGTTCATAAAAAGGGCTCGGTGGCGAAAGCTGCCGAGGCTTTATGCTTAGCACCGCAAACCGTGACCGGACAGATTAGGGTGTTAGAAACTCGTCTGAAGGGAAGCTTATTTAAGCGTGTAGGCCGAACATTGGAACCGACGGAGCTTGGCGAGCTGGTATTTCGCTATACCGATAAGATGTTTAGCCTAAGCTATGAGATGCTGGATATTCTCAACTATCAAAAAGATGAGAATATTCTTTTTGAAGTCGGTATTGCCGATGCGTTATCGAAAGCCCTGGCGAGTCGGGTGTTACTCTCGGTGGTACCCAGTGACGGCTCTATGCATCTTGCCTGCTTCGAGGCAACCCATGAAAGTTTGATGGAGAGGTTGCGCGCGCATAAGTTGGATATGATCTTATCTGACTGTGCCGGTGAGTCGTTGAAATACCCGGAGATACTGTCAAAAAAGTTAGGCGAGTGCGGTATCGCTTTCTTTTCCGCCGAACAGTACAGCAAGCCATTTCCGGAATGTCTGGAGGAGGGGAAGTTACTTATTCCGGGTAAACGCACCTCCCTGGGGCAACAACTACATCACTGGTTCGATGAAAACGGTCTCAACGTTAATATATTAGGTGAGTTCGATGATGCCGCCATGATGAAAGCCTTCGGCTATTTCAAGCAAGGTATATTCGTTGCGCCTTCCATATATAAGCAAGACATTCTCTCCCATGATATGCACTTGTTAGGTGAAACAAGTGATATCAAGGAGGTTTATCATGTGATGTTTGCTGAGCGGATGATCCAGCATCCTGCGGTTAAACGCTTGTTAGAAACCGATTTTACCGACCTTTTTGAGGGGAGAGATCCAAAAGTTAAATTACTGTAA
- a CDS encoding MucB/RseB C-terminal domain-containing protein: MRLILLGLLFLNFPVMAQEVISAKAWLENMSQALREQEFKISLIQLQADHIRPLVYIHGKIENQEVAFLEHLNGPPKNAVRVGQTVTFIEHDQPAYSVAAKRIQGLFPPAFAGDFSALEPGYQFVLGGRTRLAGRPSQLVRIIPNDDYRYGYQVWLDMETSLPLRYDMLTQDKQLLEQILVVELLVLDDVPAILHEAYKQEWPAVVSQSERDAGDNWQFKWLPTGFEVLVKDSHRLMGSHEAVEYIALSDGIANISVYVARAGDAQMPEELVTRNGLSLATERVGNAEVVAVGKVPTETLVRVAKSITIE; encoded by the coding sequence TTGCGTCTTATCCTATTGGGTTTGTTGTTTCTGAATTTCCCTGTGATGGCACAGGAAGTGATATCGGCTAAGGCTTGGCTGGAAAATATGAGTCAAGCCTTGCGTGAGCAAGAGTTTAAGATCTCCCTGATACAGCTTCAAGCTGATCATATAAGGCCATTAGTTTATATTCACGGTAAAATTGAAAACCAAGAAGTGGCTTTTCTCGAGCACCTCAATGGCCCGCCAAAAAATGCAGTCAGAGTTGGCCAGACTGTTACCTTTATTGAACATGACCAACCCGCATACAGTGTCGCTGCAAAACGCATACAAGGGCTCTTTCCGCCAGCATTTGCCGGTGACTTTTCCGCGTTAGAGCCGGGTTATCAGTTCGTTCTTGGTGGACGAACTCGCTTAGCCGGTCGTCCCAGTCAGTTAGTGCGCATTATTCCCAATGACGACTATCGTTACGGGTACCAAGTATGGTTGGATATGGAAACATCACTTCCACTGCGATATGACATGCTGACTCAAGACAAGCAACTGCTCGAACAGATACTTGTGGTCGAGCTATTAGTGCTCGATGACGTTCCAGCTATTCTCCATGAAGCCTATAAACAGGAGTGGCCGGCCGTTGTCTCTCAATCTGAACGCGATGCAGGCGATAACTGGCAGTTTAAATGGTTACCCACTGGTTTTGAGGTGTTGGTTAAAGATAGCCACAGGCTCATGGGCAGTCATGAAGCTGTGGAATATATTGCTTTAAGCGATGGGATTGCCAATATTTCGGTGTATGTTGCAAGGGCCGGTGACGCTCAGATGCCCGAGGAGTTAGTGACACGAAATGGATTGTCATTAGCGACAGAGAGAGTGGGTAATGCTGAAGTTGTTGCTGTGGGTAAGGTTCCTACAGAGACCTTGGTTCGCGTAGCTAAAAGCATAACGATTGAGTAA
- the nhaA gene encoding Na+/H+ antiporter NhaA, whose amino-acid sequence MERAIKNFLSQESAGGILLMIAVALAMIMANSPLSGMYQGFLDTEMQVRVGSLDIDKTLIHWINDGLMALFFMLIGLEVKRELLEGALSSAAQASLPTFAAVGGMVFPAGIYLLFNYGDPVTQAGWAIPAATDIAFALGVMALLGSRVPVSLKVFLLALAIIDDLGVVVIIAMFYSTDLSMLSLIVAGIAILGLVGLNRKGVTALGPYGVVGLILWIAVLKSGVHATLAGVIIAFCIPLRAKDGSSPSESLEHSLHPWSTFIILPIFAFANAGVDLSPMSFGDLLSPVPVGIALGLLLGKPLGVLVFSYIGVKLKMAVLPEGMGWKHIAPVALMCGIGFTMSMFISSLAFVGDAEAYGDFARLGILVGSFASAIIGYFWLAKVLPEVDVAKESKKGEIA is encoded by the coding sequence ATGGAAAGGGCTATTAAGAATTTTTTAAGCCAGGAATCGGCGGGTGGCATTCTGCTTATGATTGCAGTTGCACTCGCAATGATTATGGCCAATTCGCCACTATCAGGAATGTATCAAGGCTTCCTGGATACGGAAATGCAGGTACGCGTCGGTAGCTTAGACATCGACAAGACTCTGATACATTGGATCAACGATGGCCTGATGGCTCTGTTCTTCATGCTTATTGGCTTAGAGGTTAAGCGTGAGTTACTTGAGGGGGCACTATCGAGTGCGGCTCAAGCATCTTTACCGACTTTTGCAGCGGTTGGAGGCATGGTATTCCCGGCGGGCATCTATCTGTTATTCAACTATGGTGATCCGGTGACTCAAGCTGGCTGGGCTATTCCTGCTGCAACAGATATCGCGTTCGCTTTAGGTGTCATGGCCCTCTTGGGGAGCCGCGTACCTGTATCACTTAAGGTCTTCTTGTTAGCCTTGGCAATTATTGATGATTTAGGTGTTGTGGTGATCATCGCCATGTTCTACAGCACAGATCTTTCTATGTTGAGTCTGATAGTGGCTGGTATTGCTATTTTAGGGCTGGTCGGACTTAACCGGAAAGGAGTGACGGCCTTAGGCCCCTACGGCGTAGTAGGTCTTATCCTCTGGATAGCGGTATTGAAATCGGGTGTTCACGCTACCTTAGCGGGTGTGATTATTGCCTTCTGTATTCCATTGAGGGCAAAAGATGGCAGCTCTCCCTCTGAGAGTCTGGAGCATAGCTTGCACCCGTGGAGTACCTTCATCATCTTGCCGATATTTGCGTTTGCCAATGCCGGGGTCGATTTGAGCCCGATGAGTTTCGGCGACCTGCTATCACCTGTACCTGTCGGTATCGCCTTAGGCCTGCTGTTGGGTAAGCCATTAGGCGTGCTTGTATTCAGCTATATTGGTGTCAAGCTAAAAATGGCTGTATTACCTGAGGGGATGGGGTGGAAACATATTGCACCGGTTGCCCTGATGTGTGGTATCGGTTTCACCATGTCGATGTTTATCTCTTCGCTGGCATTTGTTGGTGATGCAGAAGCATACGGTGATTTTGCAAGATTGGGTATTTTAGTGGGGTCGTTCGCATCGGCGATTATTGGTTACTTCTGGTTGGCTAAGGTATTGCCCGAAGTCGATGTCGCTAAAGAAAGCAAGAAAGGAGAGATAGCATGA
- a CDS encoding FAD assembly factor SdhE: MKIARVRWACRRGMLELDVLFQPFVESQYEQLSTKDKNIFVRLLEGEDPELFAWFMGHEQCPDPELAEMVIRVRGRAAP; this comes from the coding sequence ATGAAGATTGCCAGAGTAAGATGGGCGTGCCGTAGAGGTATGCTTGAACTTGATGTCCTGTTTCAACCTTTTGTTGAATCCCAATATGAGCAGTTATCCACCAAGGATAAAAATATCTTTGTTCGTTTATTAGAGGGTGAAGACCCGGAGTTATTCGCCTGGTTTATGGGTCACGAGCAGTGCCCCGACCCCGAGCTTGCCGAAATGGTAATTCGTGTCCGTGGCAGAGCGGCTCCATAG
- the rpoE gene encoding RNA polymerase sigma factor RpoE: MSGQISDQQLVERVQQGDKNAFNLLVQKYQNKVMSLIARYVRNQADVADVAQEAFIKAYRALPNFRGESAFYTWLYRIAVNTAKNHLVAQGRRAPANDIDAEEAEYYDGSDALKEFASPERLMLSDEIQKVVFDTLDTLPEELKMAISLRELDGMSYEEIANVMDCPVGTVRSRIFRAREAIDKKLQPLLEQ, translated from the coding sequence ATGAGTGGACAAATAAGTGATCAACAATTAGTTGAACGTGTACAGCAGGGAGATAAAAACGCTTTTAACCTTTTGGTGCAGAAGTATCAAAACAAGGTCATGAGTTTGATTGCACGTTACGTGCGTAATCAGGCCGACGTTGCTGATGTCGCTCAGGAAGCCTTTATAAAAGCTTACCGAGCCTTGCCCAATTTTCGTGGTGAAAGTGCTTTTTATACCTGGTTATACCGAATTGCGGTTAACACAGCGAAGAATCATTTGGTTGCACAGGGGCGACGCGCACCTGCAAATGATATCGATGCAGAGGAAGCCGAATATTATGATGGCAGCGACGCCTTAAAGGAGTTTGCATCTCCGGAGCGTTTGATGCTGTCGGATGAGATCCAGAAGGTTGTCTTTGACACCTTGGACACATTGCCAGAAGAATTAAAGATGGCTATTTCGTTGCGAGAGCTCGATGGTATGAGTTACGAAGAGATAGCAAACGTCATGGATTGCCCCGTCGGTACTGTAAGATCTCGGATCTTCAGGGCTCGAGAGGCGATTGATAAAAAGCTTCAGCCTTTGCTGGAGCAGTAG
- the nadB gene encoding L-aspartate oxidase: MKQVVEHQSDVLVIGSGAAGLTLALHLAEKSQVTLLSKGPLSEGSTYYAQGGIASVFDEDDTVESHVADTLVAGAGLCDESVVTFTAENAKRSMEWLIQCGVAFDKEETLDGDSTNAPYHLTREGGHSHRRILHAADATGKEVQVTLQDRARAHPNIQVLERYNAIDLITSRKLNRPGNRVLGAYIWNRDAEQVETVKARFVALATGGSSKVYQYTSNPDIASGDGIAMAWRSGCRVANMEFNQFHPTCLYHADARNFLLTEALRGEGAYLRRPDGSRFMPDFDERAELAPRDIVARAIDYEMKRLGSDCVYLDISHKPADFVIKHFPTIHKRCLEFGIDITTDPIPVVPAAHYTCGGIMTDLHGQTDLNGLYAIGEVAYTGLHGANRLASNSLLECLVFARAAGEDIESQLHKIPMPGSLPAWDESQVSNSDEEVVIAHNWHELRLFMWDYVGIVRSDKRLERALRRCIMLQQEIQEYYSNFCVSNNLLELRNLVQVAELIIRCAMERKESRGLHYNIDHPQQVENPTPTILQPD, from the coding sequence ATGAAACAAGTAGTTGAACACCAATCTGACGTTTTGGTTATCGGCAGCGGTGCTGCAGGACTCACTTTAGCCTTGCATCTTGCTGAAAAATCACAAGTTACATTACTTTCCAAGGGCCCTCTAAGTGAAGGTTCAACTTATTATGCCCAGGGCGGTATAGCCTCAGTCTTCGATGAAGACGATACCGTAGAGTCCCATGTTGCCGACACCTTGGTTGCCGGAGCCGGACTTTGTGATGAGTCGGTGGTTACCTTCACCGCAGAGAATGCCAAACGTTCTATGGAGTGGCTCATACAGTGTGGTGTGGCGTTCGATAAAGAGGAAACCCTCGACGGGGACTCGACGAATGCGCCCTATCATCTTACCCGCGAGGGGGGTCATAGTCACAGACGAATTCTTCATGCTGCCGATGCAACCGGTAAGGAAGTTCAGGTCACACTACAAGATAGAGCCAGAGCACATCCTAACATCCAGGTGCTCGAACGCTATAATGCCATCGACCTTATCACTTCACGCAAGCTAAACAGACCGGGAAACCGTGTACTTGGGGCTTATATCTGGAACCGGGATGCCGAGCAGGTCGAAACCGTTAAGGCACGTTTTGTTGCCCTCGCCACCGGTGGCAGCTCGAAGGTTTATCAATATACATCGAACCCGGATATCGCATCGGGTGATGGTATTGCAATGGCCTGGCGTTCGGGTTGCCGTGTGGCAAACATGGAATTCAATCAATTCCACCCTACCTGCCTTTATCACGCCGATGCCAGAAACTTTCTTCTTACCGAAGCACTTAGGGGCGAAGGCGCCTACCTGCGCCGCCCGGATGGCAGCCGCTTTATGCCGGACTTCGATGAGCGAGCCGAATTGGCACCGAGAGATATTGTCGCCCGCGCGATAGATTATGAGATGAAACGTCTGGGTTCTGATTGTGTTTATCTGGACATCAGCCATAAGCCTGCTGACTTTGTTATCAAGCACTTCCCCACGATCCATAAACGTTGCCTCGAGTTCGGTATCGATATCACCACTGACCCCATTCCTGTCGTACCGGCCGCCCACTATACTTGTGGCGGGATCATGACAGACCTTCATGGTCAAACCGATCTCAATGGACTCTATGCCATTGGTGAGGTGGCTTATACCGGCTTACATGGCGCAAACCGCCTGGCAAGTAACTCGCTATTGGAATGTTTAGTATTTGCCAGGGCTGCCGGTGAAGATATTGAAAGTCAGCTCCATAAAATTCCCATGCCAGGCAGTTTACCCGCCTGGGATGAAAGTCAGGTATCGAACTCAGATGAAGAGGTCGTCATCGCCCATAACTGGCACGAGCTACGCCTGTTTATGTGGGATTACGTCGGAATTGTACGTTCAGACAAACGTCTCGAACGTGCCTTGAGACGTTGCATCATGCTGCAACAAGAGATCCAGGAATATTACAGTAACTTCTGCGTCAGCAATAACCTGTTGGAGCTAAGAAACTTAGTTCAGGTCGCGGAGCTGATCATTCGCTGTGCGATGGAGAGAAAAGAGAGTCGTGGCTTGCATTACAACATCGACCACCCTCAGCAAGTTGAAAACCCGACACCGACAATTCTACAGCCGGATTAA